The Eriocheir sinensis breed Jianghai 21 chromosome 21, ASM2467909v1, whole genome shotgun sequence genome includes the window agagagagagagagagagagagagagagagagagagagagagagagagagagagagagagagagagagagagagagagagagagagagagagagagaatgctatcgCTGTCATTAAAATACTTTCACAAACACATTGATTAAAGTACTCGAACTAGGAAAAAATATTAAGATGCTAGTAGGTTAAAGACATAATCATATACATTCAAAGAACTATCACCTTTTTCTTGTGCCTAAACGTGTTTCATAAAATTTCCTTCATCACCCTCTTATGCACTTTCTCgtttccagtttccttttttaTCCCGGTTTCAAAGGTTGCAAAAGGAGTGACAAAAGCTGACTCACAAGGAAAGAGGCTTCGTTCACTGTTTTCTTGTGTCGGTATGTCCGGTTTCCTGGTGACAATCATTTTTATAGCAAGGCCCGTGTTCTCAAAAAGGTTTCAGCGTCCTACAACACCTATTTCAACAAGCTATCGTGGAGGCTGCTTGGGTTTTCACTGACGGTTTTATGCTCCTGGCGATAGTTTTCAAAGGCTACCACACCATGAACAGGGAGGATATGTGATAACTTCATTagccttctcttcatcctctgaAAATTGTCCTAATGAGAGTTGAACCCATTTAAACATCCGGCCTTATACTTACGTAGTGTTTAATCCCCATGTAAATCAGTGCTATACGATCCCCTCCCTTATGCTGTATCACAACTTAAAGTCCCGGtgaattattatttattttttgtgttggcGGTTTTCGTATAATTGGGTGACGAATTATTACGCGGCGCTCGGTCCTCATGTGCAACAGCGATAAACGATCAACTAAAAGCCTTGCCAAGTACATTCATCCGTTGCCAGTTTGATTTATCGAGTGACATAAATAACTACAGAGCGTTTGATCCACATGTATTGCACCGATAAACAATCAACTCCCAAATGGTGCATTGCAAAGGGAAaaagaattatattattttatttgcgtTGCCGGTATTGAGTTTATTCGGTGACATGAAGATACGGACTTTCTTTATTGTGAGTTGAGTAGTCAGAAAGCAATACAACCTTAAATTTTCGTATTCTGAAGTGGATACCATGCCTGACTATTAAAGTATTTCCTGATGTCATACCTCATATATTAAAACAGAATGCTAGTGGGATCGATCCTTACGTAAAAGTCCCATTCCTCGGGCAAGTCACATTATGCATGGAGCTGATAACAGATAGACAACAGAAGCAACAGAGTGGTAACCCAGGATTATAGAAGATAGGACAGACACAAGCTGGATGGATTTCAGTCACACCCGACGGAGGTGCGGAACATTTGGAAAGGTTTTGCCATGCCACGGACTTCTAATGATTGTAGCTGAtgttaatgatgttgatgattatgatgatgagggggaggaagagaagcaagaaagaCCACTCGGTCCTTCAGATTAGCCGTCCCATCCCACGGCCTCTGATCCCCATGTAATAGAATCACAAACGATCTAATTCTCATGCCTCGATTCGTGCACACTCGCCGGTAACTGAACCCTTTCCTCGGTGCCTGCAGCTCGCCGGTgacctttcttccattcttggCTGAACCAGATTCGGGAAAAAAGTCTCCTGGTTTATATTATTAATACAAAAAACTAGACTTCACCTTTCAACCAGACAaactttcactctcttcctccttcagtaacACGCGGCGGACGGACGGGAGCCTTTCTACTTCGAGTCTACCCTTCACAAGACTCTGCGCTCCTATTCTTAtaacatttcctctcctcttaccgaTGCACTCTCAACACATTTGTTACTCCGGCAACCCTACCCCGTGCCCACACAACAGGTGACGCCACGCAGGGGACCTTTACTCCCCTGTATGGCGTGTCTGAAGGGGCACGGGGTGGGAGGGAGAACGGGGCGGGGGCTCGCACATAAAGGAAGTTCAAGGAGGGGGGCGGGGATGGCCTCGGGGTGACATGATGCAGCACAGTTTTGCAAGTATTCACACCTTTCCCATTCAGCCATACACGTCCCGCTCTGACCATCGCTTTCGTTGTCACAGAGATtcacaggtaaaaaaataaaaaaaacctatCCAGTCTGTATATGTCCCTGCTAATTACTCCCATTATAACTTTTCCGTCTACATTCGCTCATGCTTTCTTTGAGGCGTATAAAAACAAGACAATTTCCTTCACTTTGTATTATatcaacctttctttctcttgccaCACGATTTTCTATTCgactttctattctctcttcatCTTGCTCATCCTTTCACACTTAATAATGAGACACTTTCccgcgtgtgggtgtgggtgtgggtgtaggtgtgggtgtgttttaTTAATAATTACTTTCCTGCTTTCCTCGATATCCAAGTTTTTCTTTGTGGTCTTGTcacgcctctgtgtgtgtgtgtgtgtgtgtgtgtgtgtgtgtgtgtgtgtgtgtgtgtgtgtgtgtgttatcatctattctttcccttttccttactctctttaTCTCTAAAATGATATGATCTGCATTATTTCAGTTCTCCCTGCCGCTCATATTTTctcccaaacttttttttttttttatcttctctcactttcccgtcctctctctatttttttttttgttcccctttccttccttaaaatTCTTAGACAAAATAAGACACACTCCTGTttgattttttgttcttttgtattttttttctctcttgctccAGGCCACACGATTATCTCCTGGTTTACTTTCTTTTAAATGTAACGTGATACCACCCTCTGTTGTATTGTATCAAcctttgttcctctctcttccctgccaGCCACTCATGCCCTACGAGTTCGCATACGAGGTGAAAGACGACGCCACGACCAATTACCAGAACAGAGTGGAGTTCGTTGAGGATGGCGTGTTGCGGGGGAGCTACAGCCTCCTCTCCCCTGACGGTGTGGTTCGAACTTCCGTCTATTCCGACACCGGCAATGGCTTCGAGGTGAGTTACTCGGCATTAGGGCGGCGACGAGAGCCTACGAACGCCGTTAGAATGGCAAAGAATGAAGTTTGGCATATTACTGAGTAGCGACATAGATATTGCAGAAGTCAGGACAGAGAAAATAGGTGGAAATATGAAATTTAAACCCATGCTGGAGCAGGAAAGAGCACAAAatatgaaaagtagaaaatactGGAAAGGCATTTGTCTGTAgcgactgatgatgatggtgatgataaaggcattGAGGAGAGCATACGAGCGTCTTTAAAATACCAGGAATAGATGTTGGACATAGATGCTGCCCGTAGATggagtttcatttttttcttactaaCAGTTACTATATACTATATTATGGAAGTAAATCTAAAGTAAATATTTGTCTGCGatcaaacacataaaaaaacactgCATACCAGGAAAGAAAGGGAGCTTGTAAATTACACCGGCGAGTGAAATCGTCTTTCTTGTTTGCCTTCATCAAGCCGGTCTGTACGATGACTAAGGCACATGCAGCACATTCCTGACACACACTGTACCCCCTGAACAAGTCCTGCTGAAGGCACTTACTCATGAGGCCGCTCGCACCACAACGTTTGTCGCATCAAGATTTTCTATTCAGCGTATCATTCATGACACCCGCTTTCCTCTCTGAGCCAATCCTGCTAAAAACATTTATACTGCCGGCTTCGCTGCTTCATTCGTCCTAttaccgttttctttttcatgtgtATGAGCTTTGAGACTCAGCAAAATGAGAACTTTAATGTTTCGTTTTCTTTGCCAGTTGTATAAAGTTTTGGTGCGAAAATATAACAGTCTACCCGGCAATGGGGAACAGTTGATATATAAttacgacgacaacaacaacaatactagaagtgaaaatatgataataataataataataataataataataataataataataataataataataataataataataataataataataaaataatgaggtAACAAAAATTGACCATCCTCCCGGTTGGACACAAATCCTTCAACATGGCGCCTCTTTCCGTCCTCCCACAGGTGACCCTCCACGAAGTGCCAACAGACATCGTGGTCATCGGCTCAGGCCTCCCTGGTGACCCCGCGCTCAAGGCCGGGGGCACGTACAGGTACTACGACTCTCGCGACTCAGGCTCAAGGGAGTCCTTCCGGCCATCTTTCAGCAGGAGCGGTGGATTTGAGGCTTTCTCTAAAGCATCAGAAGGGTTTGACGGGTCTTCAAGAGGGTCAGCTATCTTTAGTTCATCGAGCAACAGAGACTTTTCATCGAAAAATAAACAGTCAAGTCGCGAAGAGTCATCCAGGCGCGAAGAATCGGAAAGGCGCGAAGAATCGTCGAGACGCGATGAGTCAAGACGCGAAGAATCGTCGAGACGCGATGAGTCAAGACGCGAAGAATCCGAAGGCTCCAGATTTGAATTTTTAACGAATGACAAGAGTGCCTTGGAAGCCTTCGACAGGGAGAGCGCCAGCCAAGGCTTCTCTGGTGGGTCTAGGGACTCCGAGGCTTCGTCGAGACGCAAAGAGTCAAGACGCGAAGAATCCGAAGGCTACAAATATGAATTGTTGACGAATGACAAGAGTGCCTTGGAAGCCTTCGACAGGGAGAGCGCCAGCCAAGGCTTCTCTGGCGGGTCTAGGGACTCCGAGGCTTCGTCGAGACACGAAGAGTCTGGAGGCTTTGGAGAGTTCTCGCATGCCTTCGCGTCATCGTTCTCCCAGCAGGGAGGATCTGGAGGTGGATCAGGTGGTGGATCTGGAGGTGGATCAGGTGGTGGATCTGGTGGTGGATTAGGTGGTGGATTTGGTGGTGGATCAGGTGGTGGATCTGAGGGTGGATCAGGTGGATCAAGAGGTGGATTCGGTGGTGGATCTGAGGGTGGATCATTAGGTGGATCTGGAGGATCAAGTGGTGGATCTGGTGGTGGATCAGGGGGTGGATTTGTTGGAACTGGTAGTGGATCAGGTCACGGTGGATCTGGTGGTGGATCAGGTGGTGGATATGAGGGTGGATTAGGTGGTGGATCAGGGGGTGGATTCGGTGGTGGATCTGAGGGTGGATCATTTGGTGGTGAATTTGGTGGATCAGGTGGTGGATCTGGTGGTGGATCAGATGGTGGATCTGGAGGTGGGTCAAGTGGTGGATCTGGTGGTGGATCAGGGGGTGGATTTGTTGGAACTGGTGGTGGATCAGGTCACGGTGGATCAAGTGGTGGATCTGACGGTGGATCAGGTGGCGGATtcggtggtggttctggtggatCAGGTGGGGGATCACATGGTGGTTCAAGTGGATCAGGTGGCGGATccggtggtggttctggtggatCAGGTCGCGGATCACATGGTGGTTCTGGTGGATCAGGTGGCGGATCAGGTGGCGGATCACATGGTGGTTTAGGTGGATCAGGTGGCGGATTCGGTGGTGAATTTGGTGGATCAGGTGGCGGATccggtggtggttctggtggatCAGGTGGCGGATccggtggtggttctggtggatCAGGTGGGGGATCACATGGTGGTTCTGGTGGATCAGGTGGCGGATCACATGGTGGTTCAGGTGGATCAGGTGGCGGATTCGGAGGTGGATCTGGTGGATCAGGTGGCGGATCACATGGTGGTTCAGGTGGATCAGATGGCGGATTCGGTGGTGGATCTGGTGGATCAGGTGGCGGATTCGGAGTTGGATCTGGTGGATCAGGTGGCGGATCACATGGTGGTTCAGGTGGATCAGATGGCGGATTCGGTGGTGAATTTGGTGGATCAGGTGGCGGATTCGGTGGTGAATTTAGTGGATCAGGTGGCGGATCACATGGTGGTTCAGGTGGATCAGATGGCGGATTCGGTGGTGGATCTGGTGGATCAGGTGGCGGATTCGGAGTTGGATCTGGTGGATCAGGTGGCGGATCACATGGTGGTTCAGGTGGATCAGATGGCGGATTCGGTGGTGGATCTGGTGGATCAGGTGGGGGATCACATGGTGGTTCTGGTGGATCAGATGGCGGATTCGGTGGTGGATCTGGTGGATCAGGTGGGGGATCACATGGTGGTTCTGGTGGATCAGATGGCGGATTCGGTGGTGGATCTGGTGGATCCGGTGGCGGATCACATGGTGGTTCTGGTGGATCAGATGGCGGATTCGGTGGTGGATCTGGTGGATCAGGTGGGGGATCACATGGTGGTTCTAGTGGATCAGGTGGCGGATCACATGGTGGTTTAAGTGGATCAGATGGCGGATTCGGTGGTGGATCTGGTGGATCAGGTGGCGGATTCGGAGTTGGATCTGGTGGATCAGGTGGCGGATCACATGGTGGTTCAGGTGGATCAGATGGCGGATTCGGTGGTGGATCTGGTGGATCAGGTGGGGGATCACATGGTGGTTCTGGTGGATCAGATGGCGGATTCGGTGGTGGATCTGGTGGATCAGGTGGGGGATCACATGGTGGTTCTAGTGGATCAGGTGGTGAATTCGGTGGTGGATTTGGTGGATCAGGTGGCGGATCACATGGTGGTTCAGGTGGATCAGATGGCGGATTCGGTGGTGGATCTGGTGGATCAGGTGGGGGATCACATGGTGGTTCTAGTGGATCAGATGGCGGATTCGGTGGTGGATCTGGTGGATCAGGTGGGGGATCACATGGTGGTTCAGGTGGATCAGGTGACGGATTCGGTGGTGGATCTGGTGGCGGATCCGATGGTGGATCAGGTGGATCAGGTGGCGAGTTCGGTGGTGGATCTGGTGGATCATTTGGCGGATCACATGGAGGTTCAGGTGGATCAGGTGGGGGATCCGGTGGTGGATCTGGTGGATCAGGTGGCGGATCCGATGGTGGATCAGGTAGTGGTTCAGGTGGATCAGGTGGCGGATTCGGTGGGGGATCTGGTGGATCACATGGTGGTTCAGGTGCATCAGGTGGGGGATCCGGTGGTGGATCTAGTGGATCAGGTGGCGGATCACATGGTGGTTCAGGTGGAGGATTCGGTGGTGGATCTGGTGGATCAGGTGGCGGATCACATGGTGGTTCAGGTGGATCAGGTGGGAGATCCGGTGGTGGATCAAGTGGCGGATCCGATGGTGGATCAGGTGGCGGATTCGGTGGTGGACTTGATATTGGACTCGGTTTTGGAACTGATGGACCTGGTGGATCAGGATCTGGTATTGAACTCGGTTTGGGACTTGGTGGTGGACCTGGTATTGAGCTCGGGTTTGGAACTGATGGACCTGGTGGATTCGGTGGTGAACCTGGTGGATCAGGAGGTGGATTCGGTGGTGGACCTGGTGGATCAGGTGGCGGATCACATGGTGGTTCAGGTGGATCAGGTGGCGGATccggtggtggttctggtggatCAGGTGGTGGATTCGATGGTGGATCAGGTGGTGGTTCAGGTGTATCAGGTGGCGGATTCGGTGGTGGACTTGATATTGGACTCGGTTTTGGAGCTGGTGATGGACCTGGTGGGTCAGGAGGTGGACTTGGTGGATCAGTTGGCGGATTCGGTGGTCGACCTGGTGGATCAGATGGTGGATTCGGTGATGGATCAGGTGGGTCAGGTGGATTCGGTGGCGGATTCGGAGGTGGACCAGGAGGTGGATTCGGTGGTGGATCAGGTGGATCAGGTGGATCAGGTGGATTCGGTGGCGGATTCGGTGGTGGACCAGGAGGTGGATTCGGTGGTGGATCAGGTGGATCAGGTGGATTCGGTGGCGGATTCGGTGGTGGACCAGGAGGTGGATTCGGTGGTGGATCAGGTGGATCAGGTGGTGGATctggtggtggagcaggtggaTCTGGTGGCGGGGTCAGTGGTGGAGgggccggcggcggcggcgtcaacCTACAGGACAAGGCCGTGTTCATCATTCACCCTGACTTCTTCAAGACCGGCGCGGGCGCCGGCCTGACGGGCCTGCCGGAAGTGACGGAGCCCATTATTATCGTGAGTGACAATAAATTTGCCCAGGGTGGGGGTGGGGCTGGCGTAGGTTTCAGTAATGCTCTGGGCGGAGGAGGGTTTGCGGGAGCCTTTAGCAGCGTGAACAGGCTGggagaggctgctgctgctgacacCACAGCGGCTCACTCAAGCGGTGCTGCATCAACTGCTACCGCCGAAGAAGTAAGTACATCCTCTGGTAAAAGTGGATCGACCTCGACCAGTGCCATTGAAAGCGCTTCATCCTTAGGCAGTGCCTCAATAAGCGCTTCTTCTCCAAGCAGTGAAGGCTTCGTTGCATCCACCTTCAGCTCCAACGGATTGACTGTTGGAAGTGCGACAGGTGATTCTACCTCTGCCTCGAGTGGATCATTTGGAAGAAGTACCATCGAAAATGTCTCATCCTCAGCTAGTGCCGCTGAAGGAGCATCTTCAAGTGGTGCTACAAAGAGTGCTTCATTCTCCAGTGCAAGTGAATCATCGGGCAGCGCCACTGATGGTGCTTCTTTTTTAACTAGTGCTTCCGAAGGTGGTTCATCCTCCCACGGATCAGTTTCCTCAGGGAGTGGAACTGAAGGCGCCTTTTTATTTGATGCAAGTGGATCTTCCCTAGGCAGTGCGGCTGAAGTTGATACTTCTTTAGGCAGTGCCGCTGAAGTAGCCTCCTCAAGCAGTGCCACTGAAGTGGCCTCCTCAGGCAGTGCCGCTGAAGTGACCTTCTCAGGTAGTGCCGCTGAAGTGGCCTCCTCAAGCGGTGCCGCTGAAGTGACCTCCTCAAATAGTGCCGCTGAAGTGACCTCAAGCAATGCCGCTGCAGCGGCTTCCTCAGGCAGTGCCGCTGAAGGTGTTTCTTCTTCGAGCAGTGGAGGGTTCGATGCATCTACATTCAACTCTAGAAAACTATCTGTAGAAAGCAGCACAAAagattcttcatcttcttccagcAGAAAAGGTGGAGTTCTAACAATTACTTCCTCTAGCTTGGATGGATCATCTGGTATCAACAAAGCGGTAACTGATGAGTCGTCTGGCAGGGGACAATCAGTTCTCGATAGTGGAGCATCAGGAGGaacaaaaaatattgaaaaggcAGCCAATGCAAAACCAGCTTCTTCGGGTCAAATTGGGCTGAATGGATTTAGCACGTCCTTCAGTGAAGGCGGATCACAACAGTTTATAATATCCTCTAGTGGAGACGCATCCAGGTTTGACTCCCACAGATTTTCCAGCAGTGGATCCGGTGGCTCTTCAAGCAGTGGGGCGTCAAGCAGTGCCATTTTGCACAGCCAAAGCGGTGGTGACTTAAAACTGCAGGCACCGGACCAGTTACTGAAGATTCTCAATCCAGGCCAAACAGCTCGCGGGCTTCAGGGTATCCGCGGCAGTTCGGGCCAGGGCGGGGCTGTCTTCTTTACGCAGGAAACTGACCTGGCCTCTTCCCAGGGCGGCAAAACCTCCATCACACAACTGCCAGTCACTCGCGTCACCACCGTGACACACCTCCCTGACGATTCTAAGCAAGGCTCTTCCATCTTGAAAATAGCTGGCAGTTCCACGGGCTTCAAGAATAACCAGAACGTGTTCACAAGCCCACCGTCAGGTGCTGCACGATTCTTTGCATCAGCATCAAACACAAAAACTTTTCAGGCGAGTGGCAAGAAGTCAGCAGGAAACAAAATTGTTAGCATATCCGGCTCAGGAACACTCACGACTCTTCCTACTGGTGACACTGTCCTCGCCTTGGGCAGCAAACAACCCATTGCAATTTCCACTTCCCAGGGCGTCATCAGGAACAGCCGGAGGACCGCGCCCTTTTCCACCACCAACTCGAGGCAGCAACGACCGAGGCGAATCCGAGGGCGGCTTCTGAGGTCACTCTAATTGGCCAAAGAGGTGAAGACACACCTGCATTGAGGTTCACCGTCTCAGCGCCCACTGTTCCTTCAATATGTTAACGTTAGCTTGTACGATAGGCAGAATCGATGTTAATGGCCGCAGTGATCAGATTTTGCTGCTGAAAAGGGTTCATAGAAACTCTGCTTTTATGTtttacacaaacacactctcAGTCATTAACTACATTAATGAAACGAAGAGTTTGTCATTTACCTATTACACAAACACTTCACATATCACTGCACTGTTACTGTCCATACATCATGCCTCTTCCCTTTAATGGCTTGTTTTCATTCGCGAACGAAACGCTGTTACTGTTAGCCAATGCTTAGGTTAGGAACCATGCACACTTGTAGTCATGAGGTGCTgagctctgtgtgtgtatgtgtgtgtgtgtgtgtgtgtgtgtgctaagttATGTGTGTGGATCACTTGATATTGTTGTAACGGTAAGTTATCACGGAGAAGCGTGCTAGGTTTTGTGTGTGGATCACGTCAAGCTGTTTAAACAGAAATGTATCACGAGGTCCATTAGTCGTTaagttatgtttgtgtgtttataacgttgaaattaataaaaaaaatattttttataagCTGAAAAAATGTTTTATTCTAACATCTGGTTACAGGGTTCAATAAACAAACAGGTGCTCTGAGTTCTTGAAATCTATAAAAACAAAGATAAGATTAATCCACAAAGAGGTAATTAACAAAAAGACAAGAATACAAACACTGATGTTCCTGGGGTAACACTTTTAAACTCTCAAAAAGGAAGAGGCTGAGGGAGGATGGAGTGTGCTCCTTACCGGAACAAGCTGGCATGGAGAGCACGGGCGTGGGGGAACCTTCTCTACACGTCACCAACACTCCTGCAACAGATATATAAATTgctataaatggaaggaaaaacgcTTCAATGTTTAAATATGCGTTacatagaaagggaaagggtacGAGGACACTTGATCGAGAtttatgaatggatgaagggctttcatAAGGGTGATGTATAAGGATTTTAGTAGTAGAAGAGCAGAGTACAACACGTAGgctagtaatggatttaaattggataaactcagattcaacaaagacatagcaagaaccagggttgttgattttttttaatttcaagcaagatggcggcactataaaacagttgcctgcgcttccaattggctgggaccaaccaaaagagtaaagatggggccatacgctacagctgagcgtggccgcagtgctcatctccttGGCACGGGCCCCTGACCATTGATGGGAAGAAACCATCACCCCAggacagggtcagcgtgacatccgggttacgacGGTTTATCTTCCCAAAGTTTACCATtgtaagggccgccggcaaccctcacataactttgtgtgtgtgtgtgtgtgtgtgtgtggctctcgcaatctctaagcctttacaaCCATATAtacctatttatcgaccagcccgaaagggaggatgagcagctgggtgagtgggacgctgactgcccaggtcgggattcaaacccagggcGCGGGTTTGTAGCAAGGCATactaaccactagaccatggaggtataaaaaaaacaataaaaaaaatctaatgtcaacaagatgagaaaacagttGCAATAAGCAAATGAACTtaagttgctaacccatggttgccctgcacacattctaaatATTTTGGCTCATGGTTTGGAAATTGGCAACATaaaagaacatgtggttcatgttgtaaTATACTTCTGAagccatcactctgcctcagcaagatgcCGTCAGAAAGGCGGTCAGTGTCTTGTTCTGCTCCAGGACACTGGATGGACCAGGTGTGGCTGACGGAAGATATGTATAATGAACTAACAGCTCAGGTAAAAATtttgtgaagttgacagggaaaataTGGATATCGAGGTTagagagtgttttctttgtttatttctccattctATGTTGTTGCTCAGCAAtgagatcaagatttaaatcaatgacaaaaaaaaatcaaataatataaatcttgatttaaatcaatgatttaaaaaaataatttgatttaagttttgatttaaatcaacttgatttaaatcaaacaaccctggcAAGAACTGCTTTACTAATATTGTGGTGGATGAGTGCAGCAATcactcatgtggtgagtgccaatatgataTATAGCTCCAAGGAAAGcttacataaattcatggatactGAGGATAAATGGGGTTAGGATGACAAAAACCTGCCTTGTATGGGCATTCCGGACTCTTGcagattatatgtgtgtgtgtgtgtgtgtgtgtgtgtgtgtgtgtgtgtgtgtgtgtgtgtgtgtgtgtgtgtgtgtgtgtgtgtgtatctatgtgataaagaaagagaaagagaaagataaggagaattcaaatattcgtgtatttaatcATTcacctatttatttactttacatccggttaaaaatatacatattttaGTACGTTCCCGAACATTGGTGTGTCGCAGCTGCATTACCTGATATGCTTTTTAAGAAACGATGGCTCGGCAGATCTCTAAAGCTGCTGAGATAATCCACATAATTAACTCATCCCACCACACACCTGCACCTTCCCAAGCCCTGCCTCCAGCGTCACCTGCTCTGCGCCACGCCTCCTGCTGTGCTCCACCGTCCCCTTCCTCAGGTGCCCGTTTCCAACCTTGCTGCATCAACCTTCACACCAGGAGCCTTCCTCGTACCTTTAGCTGTCCCTTGACTTCCATAATCTCTCTCTGCATTTCAATAGTTGATATAATTTTCCCGTAAGGCTCTCATTTCTTATCTCTGCGTCTATCATTTTTTTCGCTGCGAATATTGACTATCAAATGTTCAGGATTCCAAAATGGTTGTCTGTTAACTTGTAAAAAACAAAATTGCTTATTCCCAGTTGCCTATTCGGTGAAGTTCCCTCGAAGC containing:
- the LOC127001562 gene encoding uncharacterized transmembrane protein DDB_G0289901-like isoform X46; translated protein: MWKVVVVAAALSVAAVAGEGGQEAQLSGPGLSLGELLRGSRESSGEYRVRHFGRGGGDDDDSEEFPPLMPYEFAYEVKDDATTNYQNRVEFVEDGVLRGSYSLLSPDGVVRTSVYSDTGNGFEVTLHEVPTDIVVIGSGLPGDPALKAGGTYRYYDSRDSGSRESFRPSFSRSGGFEAFSKASEGFDGSSRGSAIFSSSSNRDFSSKNKQSSREESSRREESERREESSRRDESRREESSRRDESRREESEGSRFEFLTNDKSALEAFDRESASQGFSGGSRDSEASSRRKESRREESEGYKYELLTNDKSALEAFDRESASQGFSGGSRDSEASSRHEESGGFGEFSHAFASSFSQQGGSGGGSGGGSGGGSGGGSGGGLGGGFGGGSGGGSEGGSGGSRGGFGGGSEGGSLGGSGGSSGGSGGGSGGGFVGTGSGSGHGGSGGGSGGGYEGGLGGGSGGGFGGGSEGGSFGGEFGGSGGGSGGGSDGGSGGGSSGGSGGGSGGGFVGTGGGSGHGGSSGGSDGGSGGGFGGGSGGSGGGSHGGSSGSGGGSGGGSGGSGRGSHGGSGGSGGGSGGGSHGGLGGSGGGFGGEFGGSGGGSHGGSGGSDGGFGGGSGGSGGGFGVGSGGSGGGSHGGSGGSDGGFGGGSGGSGGGSHGGSGGSDGGFGGGSGGSGGGSHGGSSGSGGEFGGGFGGSGGGSHGGSGGSDGGFGGGSGGSGGGSHGGSSGSDGGFGGGSGGSGGGSHGGSGGSGDGFGGGSGGGSDGGSGGSGGEFGGGSGGSFGGSHGGSGGSGGGSGGGSGGSGGGSDGGSGSGSGGSGGGFGGGSGGSHGGSGASGGGSGGGSSGSGGGSHGGSGGGFGGGSGGSGGGSHGGSGGSGGRSGGGSSGGSDGGSGGGFGGGLDIGLGFGTDGPGGSGSGIELGLGLGGGPGIELGFGTDGPGGFGGEPGGSGGGFGGGPGGSGGGSHGGSGGSGGGSGGGSGGSGGGFDGGSGGGSGVSGGGFGGGLDIGLGFGAGDGPGGSGGGLGGSVGGFGGRPGGSDGGFGDGSGGSGGFGGGFGGGPGGGFGGGSGGSGGSGGFGGGFGGGPGGGFGGGSGGSGGFGGGFGGGPGGGFGGGSGGSGGGSGGGAGGSGGGVSGGGAGGGGVNLQDKAVFIIHPDFFKTGAGAGLTGLPEVTEPIIIVSDNKFAQGGGGAGVGFSNALGGGGFAGAFSSVNRLGEAAAADTTAAHSSGAASTATAEEVSTSSGKSGSTSTSAIESASSLGSASISASSPSSEGFVASTFSSNGLTVGSATGDSTSASSGSFGRSTIENVSSSASAAEGASSSGATKSASFSSASESSGSATDGASFLTSASEGGSSSHGSVSSGSGTEGAFLFDASGSSLGSAAEVDTSLGSAAEVASSSSATEVASSGSAAEVTFSGSAAEVASSSGAAEVTSSNSAAEVTSSNAAAAASSGSAAEGVSSSSSGGFDASTFNSRKLSVESSTKDSSSSSSRKGGVLTITSSSLDGSSGINKAVTDESSGRGQSVLDSGASGGTKNIEKAANAKPASSGQIGLNGFSTSFSEGGSQQFIISSSGDASRFDSHRFSSSGSGGSSSSGASSSAILHSQSGGDLKLQAPDQLLKILNPGQTARGLQGIRGSSGQGGAVFFTQETDLASSQGGKTSITQLPVTRVTTVTHLPDDSKQGSSILKIAGSSTGFKNNQNVFTSPPSGAARFFASASNTKTFQASGKKSAGNKIVSISGSGTLTTLPTGDTVLALGSKQPIAISTSQGVIRNSRRTAPFSTTNSRQQRPRRIRGRLLRSL